From the genome of Mycteria americana isolate JAX WOST 10 ecotype Jacksonville Zoo and Gardens chromosome 12, USCA_MyAme_1.0, whole genome shotgun sequence, one region includes:
- the TFAP4 gene encoding transcription factor AP-4 isoform X2: MEYFMVPAQKVPSLQHFRKSEKEVIGGLCSLANIPLTPETQRDQERRIRREIANSNERRRMQSINAGFQSLKTLIPHTDGEKLSKAAILQQTAEYIFSLEQEKTRLLQQNTQLKRFIQEFSGSSPKRRRAEDKDEGIGSPDIWEDEKAEDLRREMIELRQQLDKERSVRMMLEEQVRSLEAHMYPEKLKVIAQQVQLQQQQEQLLPSHAPPAPTHHPTVIVPAPPPSHHVTVVTMGPSSVINTVSTSRQNLDTIVQAIQHIEGTQEKQLQEEEQRRAVIVTPARACPEPSASDTASDTEGNDSDSMDQSKEEPSGDGELP, encoded by the exons CTTGGCTAACATCCCGTTGACTCCGGAGACCCAGCGGGACCAGGAGCGGCGGATACGCAGGGAAATCGCCAACAGCAACGAGAGACGACGGATGCAGAGCATCAATGCTGGCTTCCAGTCTTTGAAAACCCTCATCCCACACACGGACGGGGAGAAGCTCAGCAAG GCGGCCATCCTCCAGCAGACGGCCGAGTACATCTTctcgctggagcaggagaagactCGGCTACTGCAGCAGAACACCCAGCTCAAGCGGTTCATCCAG GAGTTCAGCGGCTCCTCCCCGAAACGGCGACGGGCAGAGGACAAAGACGAGGGCATCGGCTCGCCGGACATCTGGGAGGACGAGAAGGCGGAGGATCTGCGGCGGGAGATGATCGAGCTCCGGCAGCAGCTGGACAAGGAGCGCTCGGTCCGCATGATGCTGGAGGAGCAG GTTCGCTCCCTGGAGGCCCACATGTACCCCGAGAAGCTGAAGGTGATCGCTCAGCAagtgcagctccagcagcagcaggaacag ctcctgccatcACACGCTCCCCCAGCGCCCACCCACCACCCCACCGTGATCGTTCCAGCGCCGCCTCCCTCCCATCACGTCACCGTGGTCACCATGGGCCCGTCCTCGGTCATCAACACAGTCTCCACGTCCCGACAAAACCTGGACACCATCGTTCAG GCGATCCAGCACATCGAGGGGACgcaggagaagcagctgcaggaagaggagcagagacGCGCCGTCATCGTGACGCCTGCGCGCGCCTGCCCCGAGCCCTCTGCCTCCGACACCGCCTCCGACACCGAGGGCAACGACAGTGACTCCATGGACCAGAGCAAAGAAGAGCCCTCGGGGGACGGGGAACTGCCCTGA
- the TFAP4 gene encoding transcription factor AP-4 isoform X1 has protein sequence MEYFMVPAQKVPSLQHFRKSEKEVIGGLCSLANIPLTPETQRDQERRIRREIANSNERRRMQSINAGFQSLKTLIPHTDGEKLSKAAILQQTAEYIFSLEQEKTRLLQQNTQLKRFIQEFSGSSPKRRRAEDKDEGIGSPDIWEDEKAEDLRREMIELRQQLDKERSVRMMLEEQVRSLEAHMYPEKLKVIAQQVQLQQQQEQVRLLHQEKLEREQQIRTQLLPSHAPPAPTHHPTVIVPAPPPSHHVTVVTMGPSSVINTVSTSRQNLDTIVQAIQHIEGTQEKQLQEEEQRRAVIVTPARACPEPSASDTASDTEGNDSDSMDQSKEEPSGDGELP, from the exons CTTGGCTAACATCCCGTTGACTCCGGAGACCCAGCGGGACCAGGAGCGGCGGATACGCAGGGAAATCGCCAACAGCAACGAGAGACGACGGATGCAGAGCATCAATGCTGGCTTCCAGTCTTTGAAAACCCTCATCCCACACACGGACGGGGAGAAGCTCAGCAAG GCGGCCATCCTCCAGCAGACGGCCGAGTACATCTTctcgctggagcaggagaagactCGGCTACTGCAGCAGAACACCCAGCTCAAGCGGTTCATCCAG GAGTTCAGCGGCTCCTCCCCGAAACGGCGACGGGCAGAGGACAAAGACGAGGGCATCGGCTCGCCGGACATCTGGGAGGACGAGAAGGCGGAGGATCTGCGGCGGGAGATGATCGAGCTCCGGCAGCAGCTGGACAAGGAGCGCTCGGTCCGCATGATGCTGGAGGAGCAG GTTCGCTCCCTGGAGGCCCACATGTACCCCGAGAAGCTGAAGGTGATCGCTCAGCAagtgcagctccagcagcagcaggaacaggtGAGGTTGCTGCACCAGGAGAAGCTAGAGCGCGAGCAGCAGATCCGAACCCAG ctcctgccatcACACGCTCCCCCAGCGCCCACCCACCACCCCACCGTGATCGTTCCAGCGCCGCCTCCCTCCCATCACGTCACCGTGGTCACCATGGGCCCGTCCTCGGTCATCAACACAGTCTCCACGTCCCGACAAAACCTGGACACCATCGTTCAG GCGATCCAGCACATCGAGGGGACgcaggagaagcagctgcaggaagaggagcagagacGCGCCGTCATCGTGACGCCTGCGCGCGCCTGCCCCGAGCCCTCTGCCTCCGACACCGCCTCCGACACCGAGGGCAACGACAGTGACTCCATGGACCAGAGCAAAGAAGAGCCCTCGGGGGACGGGGAACTGCCCTGA